The Mesotoga sp. UBA6090 region AAGAGAAGTCGTTGTTTCCGCCATCCCAAATTATGACATCAACATCCTCTTTTTCTGCTTCCCTGAGAATCGCCTCGTAATCAACACCGGCGTAAATAACTGCCTTCCGATCTATATGAGGTTCGTATTCTTCTCTTTCTTCGATAGTGCACTCATGCTTATCGAGATCCGAGTAATTCGCATATCTTTGAACCTTCTGCTTAACAAGATCTCCATAAGGCATGGGATGCCTAATCGATACAACCTTCTTACCCTTTTCTCTTAGAATATCCAGGACTCTTCTAGTTGTCTGGCTCTTGCCACAGCCCGTTCTGACTGCGCAGATAGAGATTACCGGTTTCGTGGATTTAACCATTGTCTTGTTGGGTCCTAGGAGAACAAAATCTGCACCATGGGCGTTTGTGATTGCTGCCCTTTCCATAACGTACTGATGCGGAAGATCGCTGTAAGCAAGTACTACCTGATCAATCTTGTGCTCATCTATCAGCTTCCCAAAATTTTCTTCCGGTAGTATAGCAATACCATTGGGATAGAGTTTTCCTGCGAGCTCTGCAGGATACTTCTTTCCATCAATTCCAGGAATCTGCGTCGCCGTGAAGGCTACTACTTCGAACTCTTCATTGTCTCTGTAATAAGTATTGAAGTTATGAAAGTCCCTTCCGGCCGCACCGAGAATCAAGACCTTTTTCTTTTCCAATTTCTCCACCTCCATCTATTTTTTTGCTATCCATCTTAAATTCTACATTCAAAATAATCTCCGTACAAAAAAACCTATTTCGCGCACCAAACGATGGCGGTCAAAAGAAAGCACTATATGTTCTTATGCGCAAGTATGCGTCGGTATGCGCCAGTTTATCCTCCGTTAGCAGCACTGATTATGAGAACTCTCGACTTCACCGGGATCATCTCCCCTTTCCTTACTAGTCGACCATTCACCATAACCAGAACGGAGACCCGCCCAAGTCGAGTCTCCTTTATCAGTTCACCGTAACTCAGATCTCTATCGAAATTCCACTTCTTGTCTCCGTAGACAACTTCCAAAAGAGTCACCTCTTCGCTAATGAACAAACCGGACAGTCTTTCCTGCGTTCAACAGATATTTCTTCAAATCTGTTTTTTTTCAGATCGAACCAAAAGACTTTGCCTTCATAGCTTCTGTTATTAAGGTAGGTCGTCACCATAGCCGCTTCGAACAACCCGCCAAAGTAACTCGTGAATGATAGAATGCCTCTGGAAGCCTCTGTGTCTATCCTGTTGTCTCCCATGAAACATCTGTAGCACGGTGTCCTTCTGTCTCTTAACATCACATATCCGCTCGACCCTTCAACTCCCGAATCGACAAAGGGAATGCCATTACGATAACAAGCATCATTAATCAAATATCTAGTTTCAAAACTGTCAACACAGCTCACAACAATATCCGGCTTCTCCGACTTGACGGAAACCGGATCAAATTCTCTCTCATAGACTTTAGCCCTGACCCCGCCATAGTAAGTAGATAGCTTTCGCTCAAGAACGCTGGCCTTTGAAAGACCAACATCCCCATAATCGTAGAATATTTGTCGGTGCAAATTGTTAAGTTTTACCTTTCCGGGTTCAATGATGCAGATATCATCGATACCGTTCTCTAGTAAGGTCTTTATCAACGGAGTCCCTAATCCTCCAGCTCCAACAACCATTACCCTTCCCTTTCGGGAGATTTTCTCGAGATTCACGGGAAGCTCCTCGACAGGAGTTTTACTCGAAACCTCATTCATAAACCAGAAAAACACTCTTCCGGCAATTACCGGCGAAAACATTATCGGCAGAGTATGTGGAAAGGTTACGACTTTCTTCCCATCATCTTCCGAAATCCTTATTTCATCTCCATCTCTGAATTCCATAGTTTCTTTCTGCCTGTAGATCAAAGGTGAGTAAAATGGAAGGATTTTTTGTCTCGGAAAATCTCTTGTGATACCGGAAAGACCACTCCTTATTAACAATTCCGCTACCATCTCTTCCATCGTACCCGAGAGTCCGCCGAAAGTCTCCTCTGCCAGTCGCAGAAGGAAAGATCTTGTCACTCCCTTGACTAGCAGCTGCCGTTCATACCATCTGAAAAGAAACTCCCTTTCAATATCCATAAGCATCCCTCCACGGAACTCCGGCTAGCATTCAAGTATAACAAATAAACCTTAACGGACAATCCGGCAGCCATAATTGTCTAGGTGGTGAAAAGCTATTTCTCCAAACCGAAAGGTCTGATGACTGGGAAAAAGCGGAAAGACTGTAACTCTATGAATCACCTCTAGAAGGGAGACAGTATTCTTCTGCATTGTCAGGTCGTATGCGACATGCTTCCTCTGACCATCAACATTGGCAAACGTTGAGAAATTGCTGAGAGAACTATCTTGGCAATTCATTTCGAGATAATCTGAAAAGACTCCTCGAAGAGTTTGTCTCAACAGTCCTCAGTCCACCCGACATATACTCGAATATGGAAACAAGCGATCACATATCTGGTATGTAACCCTTAAACTGTGCTCTGTAAAGTCTCGCATAGTGTCCGCCCTTCTTAAGAAGTTCATCATGGCTGTCTTTTTCGATTATCCCGTCACTGGTTATCACAACTATCTCGTCGGCATTCTTTATAGTCGAAAGTCTGTGGGCAATTACAAGGGTCGTGCGTCCCTTCGAGAGAGCTTCAAGAGATTCCTGTATCTTAAGTTCAGTCTCATTGTCCAGTGCAGAAGTAGCTTCATCAAGGATTAGAAGGGGCGGATTCTTCAAGAACACTCGGGCAATCGATATTCTCTGTTTTTGCCCTCCGGAAAGCATAACGCCTCTTTCGCCCACATATGAATCGTATCCGTGTTCTAGACTCAGAATGAAATCATGGATGTTTGCTCTTTTGGCTGCTTCAATTATCTCTTCATCTGACGCGTCGCCCTTACCATAAGCAATATTATCCCGAATACTTCCTGCAAAAAGAAAAACGTCCTGCTGAACAATCCCAATTTGGCTCCTCAACGAATTCAGAGTAACATCACGAATGTCTGTTCCATCTATTGTAATCTTTCCGCTAGTAACATCATAGAACCTTGGAATCAGGTGACAAAGCGTTGTCTTTCCTCCTCCTGAAGGTCCAACAAGAGCGACCATTTTTCCTGCGGGAATATGGAGGCTAACATTGGTAAGGACGTTTACTCCGCCCTCATAGGCAAAAGATACTTCTTCTACTCTGATGTCCCCCTTGACATCGGTTAACTCAATCGCATCGGGAGAGTCAGTAATACTGGACTTAGTTTCCATTATCTCCACAAACCTCTCAAAACCAGACATACCGTCTTCATATTGTTGCGCAAACTGCATAAGTCTCCTTATCGGTTGCAGAAACAGATCGACGTAGAGAAAGTATGCCACAAAGCCTCCGACGGTTATCTCACCAGAATAAGTCAGGTAACCTCCAAATGCAAGAACTGTTACTTTGAGCATGTTCATCATCAGATCGATACCGGTTGTCATTTCTGCCATCGATTTGAAAGCGAATTGCCTTGATTCTTTGAATTCCTGGTTCCCAAGATCGAACTTGTTTTTTTCGAACTCCTCATTGGTAAATGACTGAGCTACTCTAATTCCGGAAATGCTGTTTTCGAGCTGTGCGTTAACGTTTGCTATCTTCTTCCTCACCAATCTGAATGCCTTTGCCATCTTCTGTCTCTTATTGACACCATACCAGATCATAAAAGGAATATAGGCAAAAACAACTAGAGTTAACCTCCAGTCATTCTGCATTAGAATAAAGAAGGCTCCAACCAAAGTAACAGTCGAAATGAAGAGATCCTCAGGACCATGATGCGCAAGCTCTGTAATCTCTCGCAGATCGTTCACTATCCTGGACATAATCTTTCCGGTTCTAACTTTGTCAAAGTAACTGAAGGACAACGTTTGAAGATGAGAGAAGATATCTTTTCTCATGTTATATTCCATTCTTACCCCCACAACATGACCCCAATAGTTTACCACATAGTTGAACACGGCTCTCAGAACAAAGAGCAGCGCCATAACTACGGCGATAATGACAATCCCTCTCATATTCCCGGAAGGTATATAATTATCGAGCGCTAATGTGGTGAACCTGGGAAATACCAGATCAATTCCCGCAATCATGAAAGCACATGCCATATCAAGTATGAATAGCCTTAGATGTGGCCGATAGTAGGCTATGAATTTTCGAATCATCGCAAGCCTCCTTAGTAAGGTAAGCGTCTCAATTCTACATTAGAATCCTCTAGATAACAAGTTTCCAAGCGATAACTGTCAGAATGAAGCCCCGTGGAGTCCAGAGTTCGGGGAATTTGAGATTTGCATTGATGAGCTAACAGTGAAATCTACTATATTAAAATTAATGAGCATATCTATGCAAGTCATAAGAGAGGAATAATGTGTCAGAAGTAGTTACGCTTTACAAGACCAAGTATGGAAAAAAAGTAAGCAACTTGGATTGCCAAAGAAGTCGGAGCAGAAATATTTAATGTTGATGACTTCAATCCTGGGAATCTTCATA contains the following coding sequences:
- a CDS encoding cyclic 2,3-diphosphoglycerate synthase; translation: MEKKKVLILGAAGRDFHNFNTYYRDNEEFEVVAFTATQIPGIDGKKYPAELAGKLYPNGIAILPEENFGKLIDEHKIDQVVLAYSDLPHQYVMERAAITNAHGADFVLLGPNKTMVKSTKPVISICAVRTGCGKSQTTRRVLDILREKGKKVVSIRHPMPYGDLVKQKVQRYANYSDLDKHECTIEEREEYEPHIDRKAVIYAGVDYEAILREAEKEDVDVIIWDGGNNDFSFYKTDLYITVTDPHRAGHETTYYPGFANLMMADVIVINKEETASPEDIDIVRQNIAKFNPSAVVVDGASPITIEGGKSSEIKGKRVLVVEDGPTLTHGGMRYGAGWVAAKKFGAAEIVDPRPYAVGSLISTYEKYSHLDQILPAMGYGEKQMKELEETINKADVDLVIIGTPIDLRRVIDIKKPAVRIGYELQEIGKPDLEDVIDDFLKKHNI
- a CDS encoding HesA/MoeB/ThiF family protein; translation: MDIEREFLFRWYERQLLVKGVTRSFLLRLAEETFGGLSGTMEEMVAELLIRSGLSGITRDFPRQKILPFYSPLIYRQKETMEFRDGDEIRISEDDGKKVVTFPHTLPIMFSPVIAGRVFFWFMNEVSSKTPVEELPVNLEKISRKGRVMVVGAGGLGTPLIKTLLENGIDDICIIEPGKVKLNNLHRQIFYDYGDVGLSKASVLERKLSTYYGGVRAKVYEREFDPVSVKSEKPDIVVSCVDSFETRYLINDACYRNGIPFVDSGVEGSSGYVMLRDRRTPCYRCFMGDNRIDTEASRGILSFTSYFGGLFEAAMVTTYLNNRSYEGKVFWFDLKKNRFEEISVERRKDCPVCSLAKR
- a CDS encoding ABC transporter ATP-binding protein, whose product is MIRKFIAYYRPHLRLFILDMACAFMIAGIDLVFPRFTTLALDNYIPSGNMRGIVIIAVVMALLFVLRAVFNYVVNYWGHVVGVRMEYNMRKDIFSHLQTLSFSYFDKVRTGKIMSRIVNDLREITELAHHGPEDLFISTVTLVGAFFILMQNDWRLTLVVFAYIPFMIWYGVNKRQKMAKAFRLVRKKIANVNAQLENSISGIRVAQSFTNEEFEKNKFDLGNQEFKESRQFAFKSMAEMTTGIDLMMNMLKVTVLAFGGYLTYSGEITVGGFVAYFLYVDLFLQPIRRLMQFAQQYEDGMSGFERFVEIMETKSSITDSPDAIELTDVKGDIRVEEVSFAYEGGVNVLTNVSLHIPAGKMVALVGPSGGGKTTLCHLIPRFYDVTSGKITIDGTDIRDVTLNSLRSQIGIVQQDVFLFAGSIRDNIAYGKGDASDEEIIEAAKRANIHDFILSLEHGYDSYVGERGVMLSGGQKQRISIARVFLKNPPLLILDEATSALDNETELKIQESLEALSKGRTTLVIAHRLSTIKNADEIVVITSDGIIEKDSHDELLKKGGHYARLYRAQFKGYIPDM